AAAGCAAAGGACAAAGGAAAATTTAAAGGAAGGCAGCCTGACCTGGCGCTTCATCTTAACATAATCAGGCTTCGGGTAGAGAACGGGCTTAGCATCCGCGATACAGCCTCTTTATGCGGAGTTCCAGAACGAACTGTTATTCGCATAGCGAAAGCTCATGCGGAACAGCAAACATGGTCGTAAAGTAGCGGGAAAAAAACAAATATGAACTATTCAGGTCTGTCTTTGAAGATAAGCAGTAAAAAGGCTTACTGAACTAGTGAATTTTGAAATTGTAAGGTGTGAATTATGGAAAACTCAGCTTTCAAAAGGGGAGCTATTGCAGCTGGGCTCTGGCTTAATTTCTCAAAAGGCGCGAGGGCGGCTGATGGTGTTTGTGCGGCATGGGCCCTAAGACATGGACTACCCGCGTTCATAGGGCGCCTGCCGGTTCCCTTAGCCTGCTTTGCGATTTTAAGTGTCGCTGTAGTCTTTGGCATTCTCATTGGTACAATTGTGATCCTCTGCGGCATATTCATTTATATGCTGTGTAATATCACCTTAAACACTGCCGTAGAGCGAGATAATCAAAATACTGCCTATGGAGGAATGGTAACGAGGGGGTTGGAATTTATACCGGTTCATCGAGGCCAGGGGCTACATCATCCAGAGTTGACAATTCCGAAGATGACGAAGATTAGAGGGTATCCATACCCTCTAATCGAAATTACAGCTTAACGGCGTTTTTGGCCGTGTTCACAGCTTCACCTCCCGCCTTCTGCACGTCGTTTGTGCCTGTTTTATATGCTGAATCTAAAGTGCCGCCAATTCGGACGCCGGCCCATGACAGGGCACCCATCCACACGGCGGGCAGCACCATGAACATTGTTGCCATTACAAAGTTCATGATCAGGTCATCGGAACTGTTCTGAAATCCAGCCATATTAAAGCTGCTATGCGTGTCAGAGCTGTATAGCGCTGTCAGTAGCCAGCTGTCGAGCCAGCGAGCCAGCTCCCACCAGAACGTGAGGAAGTTCAATGCAAAGAGCACAAACGAGAGCGTTATGACAGTTTTAATCTCATAGGCAGAGAATGCCAAAATAAGCGGCAGAATCACGACAATAGCCATGAGCAGCACGGCCTGGACCATTGGCAGCGCCTGACGCATGGCATCAAAGGCCGGGAACGCCGCCAGACTGCCTAATGCGGTGCCGCCGATCGCCGCTACACGGGTAACGGAGTTATCAAGCGTGAAATCGGCGTTACCACCGTAGCCGGCATAAACGTGTCCGTCCTGTGAAACCGTCAGGCTCTCCGGGCTGACAAGACGGCGAATAATGGCTTCCCTGTAGTCAGCCGTATTGCCTCCAATCATTGTCATGGCAGCTGACAGGCGGGTCCATAATCCCGGGTCAGCCTGATCGACTACGCGGGCCTGCAGTCCGGTATCTGCTTTATTCCACCATTCACTACAGGTCGGATACCCACCCCGGCCTGTGTCCGGTCTTCCGCTGTCACGGTTTTCGTTCCAGGGAAACTCTGCCCGGGGCGTTTTCGATTGCAGGCTGCTGTAATAATTACTGAGGAAGGTTTTACTGCCGACCCACTCAATATCACGTAGCGTGGCTTTGTCTTTCGTCTGGCCCTGATCCTGACGTTTCCACATATACAGCGCGAGCGAATAGCAGTCGTTGGTAAAGTCCTGCAGCTCTTCCGCGAGAGCTTTATTGTTAATCCGTGTGTGCTGAACTTCAAAACGGAGCTGACGCATGTCCGGCCGGCAGGGGATAGTGGCTACAGACGCCTGCGTGATCCCCTTTGCCAGCTTGTGAATCAGATACCACCACACCGGCGCGGCCGCTGTCTGATCGTTAATGCTTGATATGACCGGTGAAAAACCCGTGTCATCGGGTGCTTTTGGCGTCCACGTACCGCAACTCTGCGCGCGCGACGTGTCATATTTAATGGTACTCATGTCCACATTAATCAGCGGCATGCAGCAGGCGATCATGACCAGAAAGGAGCTGTAAATGGCATGCTCCATGCGGGGTATGGACAGGACACCCTTATTTCCCTCATCTTCGCCTTCTTCACGCACTTTCAGCCAGATGCCGATAAGCCGGAAAGCGACAGGTACAGCAAACAGTCCGGTTGTGATCAGTATGTTCCAGAGCCCGTTGTTAACAACCCAGCCGAGCAGGGTAAGGAAATACTCAAGGTAGCTGTTAGTCAGCATCATGACGCTCCTGTGCCGCCGAGCAGCACCAGTTCACAGACAACGGCAAAAATGACGCTGACAGCAGCAATGCGAATTA
The window above is part of the Erwinia pyri genome. Proteins encoded here:
- a CDS encoding conjugal transfer protein TraG N-terminal domain-containing protein encodes the protein MLTNSYLEYFLTLLGWVVNNGLWNILITTGLFAVPVAFRLIGIWLKVREEGEDEGNKGVLSIPRMEHAIYSSFLVMIACCMPLINVDMSTIKYDTSRAQSCGTWTPKAPDDTGFSPVISSINDQTAAAPVWWYLIHKLAKGITQASVATIPCRPDMRQLRFEVQHTRINNKALAEELQDFTNDCYSLALYMWKRQDQGQTKDKATLRDIEWVGSKTFLSNYYSSLQSKTPRAEFPWNENRDSGRPDTGRGGYPTCSEWWNKADTGLQARVVDQADPGLWTRLSAAMTMIGGNTADYREAIIRRLVSPESLTVSQDGHVYAGYGGNADFTLDNSVTRVAAIGGTALGSLAAFPAFDAMRQALPMVQAVLLMAIVVILPLILAFSAYEIKTVITLSFVLFALNFLTFWWELARWLDSWLLTALYSSDTHSSFNMAGFQNSSDDLIMNFVMATMFMVLPAVWMGALSWAGVRIGGTLDSAYKTGTNDVQKAGGEAVNTAKNAVKL